A single genomic interval of Blattabacterium sp. (Nauphoeta cinerea) harbors:
- a CDS encoding c-type cytochrome, which translates to MKRISFFTFILYFFLVGVGKGKVELKSDIIKGDINNGVELFKKNCTACHSMDLEKKMIGPALHGVTEKRSRKWLQQWIKDNKSLRESGDKEALEIYKEYENIEMNSFPQLSEKQIDDILYFIKNPDLIKKKENETHEVNHNEIADSEKEEKKFLVKLIIFCFCILSLILIWILYRIQILVRLINEGETKASAFSKKNFIINFLYKRILGNNKKNGIYFLVLQVFFCYWDYMRLGVIMKIDVNKGYKPEQPIYFSHKIHSEINKIDCQYCHSSAKYGKVSGIPSINVCMNCHITINEYNGDYLEKGKSREEYNQEIQKIYQAVGWDTKTRKYSKKTNPIKWIRIHNMPDFVYFDHSQHIITGEKTIKNKKVNLVCNACHGEVQKMDTVEMFNNFTMEWCISCHRNVEIDNNNQYYKKYFPNEKKDKITVDMVGGAECAKCHY; encoded by the coding sequence ATGAAAAGAATTTCGTTTTTTACTTTTATTCTTTATTTTTTTTTAGTAGGAGTAGGAAAAGGAAAAGTAGAATTAAAGAGTGATATAATAAAAGGAGATATTAATAATGGAGTTGAACTTTTTAAAAAAAATTGCACAGCATGCCATTCCATGGATTTAGAAAAAAAAATGATAGGACCGGCTTTACATGGAGTTACTGAAAAAAGAAGCCGTAAATGGTTACAACAATGGATTAAAGATAATAAGTCTTTAAGAGAAAGTGGGGATAAAGAAGCTTTGGAGATTTATAAGGAATATGAAAATATAGAAATGAATTCATTTCCTCAATTATCAGAAAAACAGATAGATGATATATTATATTTTATAAAAAATCCAGATTTAATAAAAAAAAAAGAAAATGAAACCCACGAAGTAAATCATAATGAAATTGCGGACTCTGAAAAAGAAGAAAAAAAATTTTTAGTAAAACTCATTATTTTTTGTTTTTGTATTTTATCTTTAATTTTAATTTGGATTTTGTATAGGATCCAAATCCTTGTAAGATTAATCAATGAAGGCGAAACAAAAGCCTCTGCTTTTAGTAAGAAAAATTTTATAATCAATTTTCTTTACAAAAGAATATTAGGAAATAACAAAAAAAATGGTATTTATTTTCTTGTTTTACAGGTTTTTTTTTGTTATTGGGATTATATGAGACTTGGAGTTATCATGAAAATAGATGTAAATAAAGGATATAAACCTGAGCAACCTATTTATTTTTCTCATAAAATTCATTCTGAAATTAATAAAATTGATTGTCAATATTGTCATTCTTCTGCCAAGTATGGTAAAGTATCTGGAATTCCTTCAATTAATGTTTGTATGAATTGTCATATTACTATTAATGAATACAATGGAGATTATTTGGAAAAGGGAAAAAGTCGAGAAGAATATAATCAAGAAATACAAAAAATATATCAAGCTGTAGGATGGGATACGAAAACAAGAAAATATTCTAAAAAAACTAATCCCATTAAATGGATTCGTATTCATAATATGCCAGATTTTGTCTATTTTGATCATTCTCAACATATCATAACAGGAGAAAAAACAATAAAAAATAAAAAAGTAAATTTAGTTTGTAATGCTTGTCATGGAGAAGTTCAAAAAATGGATACAGTGGAAATGTTTAATAATTTCACTATGGAATGGTGTATTTCTTGTCATAGAAACGTAGAAATAGACAATAACAATCAATATTATAAAAAATATTTTCCTAATGAAAAAAAAGATAAAATAACTGTTGACATGGTAGGAGGTGCAGAATGTGCTAAATGTCATTACTGA
- a CDS encoding pitrilysin family protein, with protein MLFNHLDSKDFNYSKKLYKIKFFEEKLSNGLHVILHQDNTNPLVSISVLYHVGSKNENPGRSGFAHFFEHLMFEGSKNIKKGEYFKYIAYNGGKNNAYTNHDETCYYEILPSDRLPLALWLESERMLHAKVDEESINVQREVVKEEKKMRVENQPYVKSITEIIPSLLFKKHPYKYPIIGFDEDLDTATEADYKEFYKTYYVPNNAVLVVSGDFNLNEARMLIKKYFESIPKGKMNFGMVKIEEEPIKKEIFYTYIDKNTKVPGVFLSYRVPKLTDKDSYVLKIIDHVLSSGESSRIMKNIVNTKQIASYAGSFLDPMEDYGIFIIYGLINPGVTLDQLTKVIDEEINVLKEKGITQYELEKQINYFEKKFISDNYSMSGITANLSHYHLYYHNADLINTDIEKYQKITIEDIKRVSNKYFNKNNRVRLYNVPNNNNTDQ; from the coding sequence ATGTTATTTAATCATTTAGATTCCAAGGACTTTAATTACTCCAAGAAATTATATAAAATTAAGTTTTTCGAAGAAAAACTGTCAAATGGACTACATGTTATTTTACATCAAGACAATACGAACCCTTTAGTTTCTATTTCCGTTTTGTATCATGTAGGTAGTAAAAATGAAAACCCTGGTAGATCGGGTTTTGCTCATTTTTTTGAACATCTTATGTTCGAGGGATCTAAAAATATTAAAAAAGGAGAATATTTTAAGTATATAGCTTATAATGGAGGAAAAAATAATGCTTATACAAATCATGATGAGACTTGTTATTACGAGATATTACCATCTGATCGCCTTCCACTCGCTTTATGGTTAGAATCTGAAAGAATGCTTCATGCCAAAGTTGATGAGGAAAGCATTAATGTACAAAGAGAAGTAGTAAAAGAAGAAAAAAAAATGCGTGTGGAAAATCAACCATATGTAAAATCAATTACGGAAATTATTCCTTCTTTATTATTCAAAAAACATCCATATAAATATCCAATTATTGGATTCGATGAAGACTTAGATACCGCAACAGAAGCAGATTATAAGGAATTTTACAAAACTTATTATGTTCCAAACAATGCTGTTTTAGTTGTATCAGGGGATTTTAATCTAAATGAAGCTAGAATGTTGATAAAAAAATATTTTGAATCGATTCCTAAAGGAAAAATGAATTTTGGGATGGTAAAAATAGAAGAAGAACCAATAAAAAAAGAAATATTTTATACTTATATAGATAAAAATACCAAAGTACCTGGAGTGTTTTTATCATATAGAGTCCCCAAACTTACAGATAAAGATTCTTATGTATTAAAAATCATTGATCACGTATTATCTTCTGGAGAAAGTTCTCGTATTATGAAAAATATTGTAAATACAAAACAAATAGCTTCTTATGCTGGTTCATTTTTAGATCCTATGGAAGATTATGGTATTTTCATTATATATGGATTAATAAATCCTGGAGTCACATTAGATCAATTAACAAAGGTGATAGATGAAGAAATAAATGTTTTAAAGGAAAAAGGAATAACACAATATGAATTGGAAAAACAAATAAATTATTTTGAGAAAAAGTTTATTTCTGACAATTATTCTATGAGTGGAATAACTGCAAATTTATCTCATTATCATTTGTATTATCATAATGCTGATTTAATTAATACTGATATAGAAAAATATCAAAAAATAACTATAGAAGATATAAAAAGAGTTTCTAATAAATATTTCAATAAAAACAATAGAGTTCGTTTATATAATGTTCCAAATAACAATAACACAGATCAATAA
- a CDS encoding pitrilysin family protein: MFAHIFNRNTPPQSLKRKTTINIEKPKFFQMKNGLKVLIVENHKLPLVRIGLELDCQPFLEKDKAGIKKVFGQMLRSGTKNYTKEELDDIIDYMGCSLYTSFSETSIFTMKKYLDKSVSIISDILMNSQFDNSKELDKIIKQRITDIRLSEKDPNAILQRVRNVLYFGKNHPYGEYETHDTIKNITLYDLKKLYEKYYIPNISYLSFIGDISKKEVEKLCSIYFSKWEKKLYIDNPISKEYFIPSKIEIDIVDIPSLTQSSICFGGPICLKKNDPEYFSSMLANGILGGGPQSRLFLNLREKKAYTYGAYSILKSDKNIGYFSVYTQVRSEVTENAIKDIIKEIVKITEQKIAFEELNIKKKELSGQFILDFEDPNRISDLFICELKNNLPNGFYKNYLNRIESVTIDNIYQSCRKFFLTKNGRIIIVGKANDILPGIKKLGYPVRYFDQFGSLIKKEKK, translated from the coding sequence ATGTTTGCTCATATATTTAATCGTAATACCCCCCCTCAATCTCTCAAAAGAAAAACTACTATAAATATTGAAAAACCTAAGTTTTTTCAAATGAAAAATGGGTTAAAAGTTCTGATTGTTGAAAATCATAAACTTCCTTTAGTTCGAATTGGATTAGAATTAGATTGTCAACCATTTTTGGAAAAAGATAAGGCTGGAATTAAAAAAGTTTTTGGTCAAATGCTCCGTTCTGGAACAAAAAATTATACGAAAGAAGAATTAGACGATATTATTGATTATATGGGGTGTAGTTTATATACTTCTTTTTCTGAAACATCTATTTTTACTATGAAAAAATATCTAGATAAATCTGTATCTATAATAAGTGATATTTTGATGAATAGTCAATTTGATAATTCTAAAGAATTAGATAAAATAATTAAACAAAGAATTACAGATATTCGTCTTTCAGAAAAAGATCCAAATGCTATTTTACAAAGAGTCAGAAATGTTTTATATTTTGGTAAAAATCATCCTTATGGAGAATATGAAACTCATGATACAATTAAAAACATTACTCTTTATGATTTGAAAAAATTATACGAAAAATATTATATCCCAAATATATCCTATCTTTCTTTCATAGGAGATATCTCTAAAAAAGAAGTAGAGAAATTATGTTCTATTTATTTTTCTAAATGGGAAAAAAAGTTATATATAGATAATCCTATTTCAAAAGAATATTTTATTCCATCTAAAATAGAAATAGATATAGTGGATATTCCTTCTTTAACACAATCTTCTATTTGTTTTGGGGGTCCAATTTGCTTAAAGAAAAATGATCCTGAATATTTTTCTTCTATGTTAGCAAATGGAATTTTAGGAGGTGGGCCTCAAAGTCGTTTATTTTTAAATCTTAGAGAAAAAAAGGCTTATACATATGGAGCTTATTCTATTTTAAAATCTGATAAAAATATTGGTTATTTTTCAGTTTACACTCAAGTAAGAAGTGAAGTCACAGAAAATGCTATAAAAGATATTATAAAAGAAATAGTGAAAATAACAGAACAAAAAATCGCTTTTGAGGAATTAAATATCAAAAAAAAAGAACTGAGCGGTCAATTTATTCTTGATTTCGAAGATCCTAATAGAATTAGTGATCTCTTTATATGTGAACTAAAAAATAATCTTCCAAATGGATTTTATAAAAATTATTTGAATAGAATCGAATCAGTTACTATAGATAATATATATCAATCATGTCGTAAATTTTTCTTAACAAAAAATGGAAGGATTATAATTGTTGGAAAAGCGAATGATATATTACCTGGAATTAAAAAATTAGGTTATCCTGTTCGTTATTTTGATCAATTTGGATCTTTAATAAAGAAAGAAAAAAAATGA
- a CDS encoding iron-sulfur cluster assembly protein, whose translation MNNENFSLEDRIISILKSIYDPEIPVDIYELGLIYDIKISGKKVKITMTLTTPNCPVVESLPLEVKEKVESIQEIKEVNVVLTFDPPWSREFMSEEARLELGFL comes from the coding sequence ATGAATAATGAAAATTTTTCTTTAGAAGATCGTATTATTTCTATATTGAAAAGCATATATGATCCTGAAATTCCAGTAGACATTTATGAGTTAGGTTTAATTTATGATATTAAAATTTCCGGAAAAAAAGTGAAAATAACAATGACTTTAACTACACCTAATTGTCCAGTCGTAGAAAGTTTACCTTTAGAAGTAAAAGAAAAAGTTGAATCTATACAAGAAATAAAAGAAGTAAATGTAGTTTTAACATTTGATCCGCCTTGGAGTCGGGAATTTATGAGCGAGGAAGCTCGTTTAGAACTAGGATTTTTATAA
- a CDS encoding SPFH domain-containing protein: MSIFGLLFYGILAILILSFFSSFIFIVNQETAAILERMGKFHSIRYAGLNFKVPIVDNIVGKLTLKIQQLEVLVDTKTKDNVFVKVKVSVQFKVIKDKVYEAFYKLDNSHAQITSYVFDVVRAEVPKMRLDDVFERKDHIALAVKGELEGSMLDYGYSIIKALVTDIDPDEQVKQAMNRINTAEREKVAAEYKAEADRIQIVAKAKAEAESKKLQGKGTADQRREIARGILESVEVLNNVGINSQEASALIVVTQHYDTLQSMGESGNTNLILLPNSPGSASEMLNNMITSFNISNQIGETLKKKNNSKKK; this comes from the coding sequence ATGAGTATTTTCGGTTTACTATTTTATGGAATATTAGCTATTTTAATTTTATCTTTTTTTTCTAGTTTTATTTTTATAGTGAATCAAGAAACAGCAGCAATTCTTGAAAGAATGGGAAAATTTCATAGCATTCGCTATGCTGGATTAAATTTTAAGGTCCCCATTGTAGATAATATAGTAGGAAAACTTACATTAAAAATTCAGCAATTGGAAGTATTAGTAGATACAAAGACAAAAGATAATGTTTTTGTTAAAGTGAAAGTGTCAGTTCAATTTAAAGTAATTAAGGATAAAGTATATGAAGCTTTTTATAAATTGGATAATTCTCATGCTCAAATCACTTCTTATGTATTTGATGTGGTTAGAGCTGAAGTTCCAAAAATGCGTTTGGATGATGTTTTTGAACGAAAAGATCATATCGCTTTAGCCGTTAAGGGAGAATTGGAAGGGTCTATGTTAGATTATGGATATTCTATCATTAAAGCATTAGTTACAGATATTGATCCAGATGAACAAGTAAAACAAGCTATGAATCGTATTAATACAGCTGAAAGAGAAAAAGTAGCTGCGGAATACAAAGCCGAAGCTGATAGGATACAAATTGTGGCTAAAGCTAAAGCTGAAGCTGAAAGTAAAAAATTACAAGGAAAAGGAACAGCAGATCAACGTAGAGAGATAGCTAGAGGAATTTTAGAATCAGTAGAAGTATTAAATAATGTAGGAATTAATTCACAAGAAGCTTCCGCTTTGATTGTTGTAACACAACACTATGATACCCTTCAATCTATGGGAGAAAGTGGAAACACTAATTTGATTTTATTACCTAACTCACCAGGATCAGCTAGTGAAATGTTAAACAATATGATCACTTCGTTTAATATTTCTAACCAAATTGGAGAAACTCTAAAAAAAAAGAACAATAGTAAAAAAAAATAA
- a CDS encoding DUF3127 domain-containing protein: protein MEIIGIVKKLFDVQKFDSGFKKREIVITTEEPYPQNVLIEFIQDKVDLLKNIKLKDKIKISINIRGREWTNPKGIVRYFNSIQGWKIEHYFAGTSNKTSSTPSSSLSSDDFDDLPF from the coding sequence ATGGAAATCATAGGAATAGTCAAAAAATTATTTGATGTTCAAAAATTTGATAGCGGTTTTAAAAAAAGAGAAATAGTTATCACCACTGAAGAACCATATCCTCAAAATGTATTAATTGAATTTATTCAAGATAAAGTAGATTTATTAAAAAATATAAAATTAAAAGATAAAATAAAAATATCTATTAATATTAGAGGAAGAGAATGGACAAATCCTAAAGGAATTGTTAGATATTTTAATTCTATCCAAGGATGGAAAATAGAACATTATTTTGCAGGAACTTCAAATAAGACTTCTTCTACTCCATCTTCTTCTTTGTCTTCCGATGATTTTGATGATTTGCCTTTTTAA
- the nth gene encoding endonuclease III has translation MNFISKKIKIIEKILNFLYPNPIRTLYYINEYTLLISIILTARSQEKKVNEITKFLFQKINSPMDTICISIENIKNIIKNIGLHHTKSKNIYDLSVILVKKYNGIIPKNISELKSLPGVGHKTASVFLSHVSDEFVFPVDTHIHRMMFRWRLSNGKNVKQTEKDAKCIFKKENWKKLHFQMISYAREYSPSQKWDTKKDIIYQELLRNNLIFN, from the coding sequence ATGAATTTTATTTCAAAAAAAATAAAAATTATTGAGAAAATATTGAATTTTTTATATCCTAATCCAATTAGGACTTTATATTATATTAACGAATATACTTTACTAATATCTATAATATTAACTGCTAGAAGTCAAGAAAAAAAAGTGAACGAAATTACAAAATTTCTATTTCAGAAGATAAATTCCCCTATGGATACAATTTGTATTTCTATTGAAAATATAAAAAATATTATAAAAAATATAGGACTTCATCACACAAAATCCAAAAATATTTATGATTTATCTGTAATATTAGTGAAAAAATATAATGGAATTATTCCGAAAAACATTTCGGAATTAAAATCTTTACCTGGAGTAGGGCACAAAACCGCATCTGTTTTTTTATCTCATGTCTCTGATGAATTTGTATTTCCTGTGGACACTCACATTCATAGAATGATGTTTCGTTGGAGGTTGAGCAATGGAAAAAATGTTAAACAAACAGAGAAAGATGCAAAATGTATTTTTAAAAAAGAAAATTGGAAAAAATTACATTTCCAAATGATTTCTTATGCCAGAGAATACTCTCCATCTCAAAAATGGGATACCAAAAAAGACATCATATACCAGGAATTATTAAGAAACAATTTAATTTTTAATTAA
- a CDS encoding AAA family ATPase, translating into MNNKIFSVLSEKYKPLKWNEVIGQKDIILVLKKAIQENRLSKILFFLGPKGVGKSTCARILSNELNSFSGLEDFSLNRFDIDGCFNNSSEYIYRIINQSRFVPRIGMYNIFIINNIHMFSLYFFNIFIKFIEERHPHILFIFCGEEEKKIPKLILSHCQVYEFQAISTKEIFIHLKMIAEKENLEIENEALLILSKHAKGSIGKAVYLFNKLILYSENKISKEFLIQKLGIIDIKYYFKIVDCLLNKKMHEIFILLGQILQKKTDCYNLIIGLIKHFRNLFLSKNNKTISILKFRKGIIFSYITQSNKISYFFLMNALKICFRLKKEYEKIHQNHRLIIEIYLMQLSYLFYNHNYNHNMMKKLNFYKKIGKFIQKFSGKINPVHLYFLKNETQFKMEKNKIFFIIPYKLEDRNLLLIQTYFLKYFKEKFNDPYLEFEIVKKNSNTIKQYNLLYKKNKLVETLVERLNLKISSSEI; encoded by the coding sequence ATGAATAACAAAATTTTTTCTGTATTATCTGAAAAATATAAACCATTAAAATGGAATGAAGTAATAGGACAAAAAGATATAATTCTTGTTTTAAAAAAAGCAATACAAGAAAATCGTTTATCTAAAATTTTATTTTTTTTGGGTCCAAAAGGAGTAGGAAAAAGTACATGTGCACGGATTTTATCAAATGAATTAAATTCTTTTTCAGGATTAGAAGATTTTTCTTTGAATCGATTTGATATCGATGGTTGTTTTAATAATTCATCTGAATATATTTATAGAATCATAAATCAATCTCGTTTTGTTCCTAGAATAGGGATGTATAATATATTCATTATTAATAATATACATATGTTTTCTCTATATTTTTTCAATATTTTTATCAAATTTATAGAAGAGAGACATCCGCATATATTATTTATTTTTTGTGGGGAGGAAGAAAAAAAAATCCCAAAATTGATTTTATCACATTGTCAAGTGTATGAATTTCAAGCTATTTCCACGAAAGAAATTTTTATACATTTGAAAATGATTGCGGAAAAAGAAAATTTAGAAATAGAAAACGAAGCGTTATTGATTTTGTCGAAACATGCAAAAGGATCTATTGGAAAAGCTGTTTATTTATTTAATAAATTAATTTTGTATAGTGAAAACAAAATATCCAAAGAATTCCTGATTCAAAAATTAGGAATTATTGACATTAAATATTATTTTAAGATAGTAGATTGTCTTTTAAATAAAAAAATGCATGAAATATTTATTTTGTTGGGTCAAATTTTACAAAAAAAAACTGATTGTTATAATTTAATTATAGGATTAATTAAACATTTTAGAAATTTATTTTTATCTAAAAATAATAAAACCATTTCTATTCTAAAATTTAGAAAGGGGATAATATTCTCTTATATTACGCAATCAAATAAAATTTCATATTTTTTTTTAATGAATGCTTTGAAGATTTGTTTTAGACTAAAAAAAGAATATGAAAAAATTCATCAAAATCATCGATTGATAATTGAAATCTATTTAATGCAATTATCATATTTATTTTATAATCATAATTATAATCATAATATGATGAAAAAATTGAACTTTTACAAAAAAATTGGAAAATTTATACAGAAATTTTCTGGTAAAATAAATCCTGTTCATTTATATTTTTTAAAAAATGAGACACAATTCAAAATGGAAAAAAATAAAATATTTTTTATAATTCCATATAAATTAGAAGATCGAAATCTTTTGTTAATTCAAACATATTTTTTGAAGTATTTTAAAGAAAAATTCAATGATCCATATTTAGAATTTGAAATTGTGAAAAAAAATTCAAATACGATAAAGCAATATAATCTATTATATAAGAAAAATAAATTAGTAGAAACATTAGTAGAACGATTGAATTTAAAAATTTCTTCTTCTGAAATATAA
- the sucC gene encoding ADP-forming succinate--CoA ligase subunit beta: MNLYEYQGREILSSFSIQVPYGRLVSSPEEAVKVAEIIFKKTNKNSLVIKAQIHAGGRGKAGGIQIAKSLNEVYEKSKNILGKFLVTPQTSKKGKLVRKILLSEDVYSSESSPPIEYYLSILLNRDIEKNMILYSIEGGINIEELSKKNPDKICVEVIDPILGLQFFQTRKIGFNLGIYNNESIKNFSIFLFSLYKAYITYDALLLEINPLIKTFDNKFIPVDIKIVLDNNALFRHKKYDLIQIDDIEIIEKEAIESKLNFLKLEGNVGCMVNGAGLAMATMDMIKSCGGVPANFLDIGGSADRERVEKAFYLILKDKSVKTILINIFGGIVRCDTVAEGIINSFSKIYQDIEIPVVVRLQGTNEKVAKKLIRKSLLPIYFTDTLKEASYKIQEILHLK, encoded by the coding sequence ATGAATTTATATGAATACCAAGGTAGAGAAATATTGAGTTCTTTTTCAATTCAAGTTCCTTATGGAAGATTAGTCTCTTCACCTGAAGAAGCTGTAAAAGTAGCTGAAATTATTTTCAAAAAAACTAATAAAAACTCTTTAGTCATTAAAGCTCAGATTCATGCTGGAGGTAGAGGAAAAGCTGGTGGTATTCAAATAGCAAAAAGTTTAAATGAAGTTTATGAAAAATCAAAAAACATTTTAGGAAAATTTTTAGTGACTCCTCAAACTTCAAAAAAAGGAAAATTAGTTAGAAAAATTTTATTATCTGAAGATGTTTATTCTTCTGAATCTAGCCCTCCCATAGAGTATTATTTGTCCATATTATTGAATCGTGATATAGAAAAAAATATGATTCTTTATTCTATAGAAGGAGGGATTAATATAGAAGAATTATCAAAAAAAAATCCAGATAAAATATGTGTAGAAGTAATAGATCCGATATTAGGACTTCAATTTTTTCAAACAAGAAAAATAGGTTTTAATTTAGGAATTTATAATAATGAATCTATAAAAAATTTTAGTATTTTTCTTTTTTCTCTTTATAAAGCTTATATAACTTACGATGCTTTATTATTAGAGATTAATCCTCTAATAAAAACATTTGATAATAAATTTATACCAGTTGATATAAAAATTGTTTTGGATAATAACGCTTTGTTTCGTCATAAAAAATATGATTTGATTCAAATAGATGATATAGAAATTATTGAAAAAGAAGCTATTGAATCTAAGTTAAATTTTTTAAAGTTGGAAGGGAATGTAGGATGTATGGTAAATGGGGCTGGATTGGCAATGGCTACTATGGATATGATTAAGTCTTGTGGCGGAGTCCCTGCTAATTTTTTAGATATAGGAGGTTCTGCTGATAGAGAACGTGTAGAAAAAGCTTTTTACTTGATATTAAAGGATAAATCTGTAAAAACAATATTGATTAATATATTTGGAGGAATTGTACGTTGTGATACAGTTGCAGAAGGAATTATAAATTCTTTTTCTAAAATTTATCAGGATATAGAGATCCCTGTAGTTGTTCGTTTACAAGGAACAAATGAAAAGGTGGCAAAAAAATTAATTAGAAAAAGTTTATTACCGATCTATTTTACTGATACTTTGAAAGAAGCATCTTATAAAATTCAAGAAATTTTGCATTTAAAATAA
- a CDS encoding ABC transporter ATP-binding protein: MIQAKNIYKFFGKNEILKGVNIMVKEGSMVCILGESGVGKSTLLHILGTLEKPTINKKIKTILKINKKEILSMTDDELSSLRNQKIGFIFQTPQLLPEFTVLENICLPGLINKKNKEYVKKKAINLLKKFNLYKYENSKIEELSGGQKQRLSVARALINNPKIIFADEPSGNLDQKNAEELHNFFSLLNHQFKQTFLIVTHNLQLANMADEKLKIENGIIYKIDK; the protein is encoded by the coding sequence ATGATTCAGGCTAAAAATATTTACAAATTTTTTGGAAAAAACGAAATTTTAAAAGGAGTGAATATAATGGTAAAAGAAGGAAGTATGGTATGTATTTTGGGAGAATCAGGAGTAGGAAAAAGTACTTTATTACATATTTTAGGGACTTTAGAAAAACCAACCATAAATAAAAAAATAAAAACTATTTTAAAAATAAACAAGAAAGAAATATTATCTATGACAGATGACGAACTTTCTAGTTTAAGAAATCAAAAAATAGGTTTTATATTTCAAACTCCTCAACTTCTTCCCGAATTCACTGTATTAGAAAATATTTGTTTACCAGGTCTTATCAATAAAAAAAATAAAGAATATGTTAAAAAAAAAGCTATAAATTTATTAAAAAAGTTTAACCTATATAAGTATGAGAATTCAAAGATAGAAGAATTATCTGGAGGACAAAAACAGAGATTATCTGTAGCAAGAGCTTTGATAAACAATCCGAAAATAATTTTTGCGGATGAACCTTCTGGTAATTTGGATCAAAAAAATGCAGAAGAATTACACAATTTTTTTTCTTTACTGAATCATCAATTCAAACAAACTTTTTTAATTGTCACTCATAATCTACAGTTAGCAAATATGGCTGATGAAAAACTAAAAATAGAAAATGGTATAATATATAAAATTGATAAATAA
- a CDS encoding alpha/beta hydrolase, translated as MLLKNKLSIKHIIKKPVSGKESTLFLMIHGYGSNEKDLFSFKKDLPEDFFIISIQGFYSIETGKYSWYDIDFDNEKKFINITQAKKTIDKISFFIHEAIKEYKLKKNPVWICGFSQGAILSYAIALKNSDKIKKVIALSGYLENSLFPKKINHYTDLEFFISHGKYDTIIPVDWVKKGLKFLKQKKVLSLFYKEYESGHTLNDTNYQDLINWIKEKHIYSEK; from the coding sequence ATGCTTTTAAAAAATAAACTTTCTATTAAACATATTATAAAAAAACCTGTAAGTGGAAAAGAAAGTACTCTCTTTTTAATGATCCATGGATATGGTAGTAACGAAAAAGATCTTTTTTCTTTTAAAAAAGATCTTCCAGAAGATTTTTTTATAATTAGTATTCAAGGTTTTTATTCTATTGAAACGGGAAAATACTCTTGGTATGATATAGATTTTGATAACGAAAAAAAATTCATTAATATAACACAGGCAAAAAAAACTATTGACAAAATATCATTTTTTATACATGAAGCCATAAAAGAGTATAAATTGAAAAAAAATCCAGTATGGATATGTGGTTTTAGCCAAGGAGCTATTCTAAGTTATGCTATTGCGTTAAAAAATTCTGATAAAATAAAAAAAGTAATTGCTTTAAGTGGATATTTAGAAAATAGTCTTTTTCCAAAAAAAATAAATCATTATACAGATTTAGAATTTTTCATATCTCATGGGAAATATGATACGATAATCCCTGTAGATTGGGTAAAAAAGGGATTGAAATTTCTAAAACAAAAAAAAGTCCTTTCTTTATTTTATAAAGAATATGAATCTGGACATACTTTAAATGATACAAATTATCAAGATCTTATTAATTGGATTAAAGAGAAACATATTTATTCTGAAAAATAA